The following nucleotide sequence is from uncultured Roseateles sp..
GCTCTGCACAAACACCGGCGCGTCCTTGCTGTTCCAGCCGGCGGCGACAAGCATGGCGATCAGCTTGTCTTCCAGCGGCAGGCCAAGGTCACGGTGGAAGGTCGGGTTCTTGGTCTCGGGGTAGACGGCAATCGCACGGCCCTTCTCGGCGCTCTTGGCCTTGACCAGATCGATCAGTTCCTGGAAGGTGATGACCTTGAACTTGCCGTTGTTGCCCTGGGGGCGCTCGGCGTCGGTGATCAGGCCGCCCAGGGTCTTGATTTCGGCCAGCGTGAAGTCGCTGGCAAACCAGCCCTCCTGCACCTCACCATCGACGGCCAGGGTCTTCTTGCGTGAGGCGAACTCGGGATGGCTGGCGACATCGGTGCTGTAGACCAGGTTGGGGTCATGGCGGGCGATCAGCACACCGTCCTTGGTCGAGATCAGGTCCGGCTCGACGACATCGGCGCCCTGCTCGATGGCCAGCGCATAGGCTTCCAGCGTTTCTTCCGGCAGATAGCCCGAGGCACCACGATGGCCCACCACCAGCGGAGCCAGGCCATTCAGCGTGGGCAGCGGCGCGGGGTCGCTGCCGCCGCAGGCACTCAGGAGCGCGACCAGGCTCAGGGTTGCGGTGGCACTGTGTCTCTTGATCATTTTTTCACCTCCATTGAACAAACGTCCATTATTCCGATTGAAGGTGACAAGTCCATGAAAATTCAGCGCGCCAGGCCCATCCCCCCTAACATCATCAGCGCGCCGATCAGGACCGGTTGGTGCAGCAGGTAATAGCTCAGCGACCATTGCCCCAGCCAGGCCAGCGGCCGCAGCAGGCCCGGCAACCCGGCATCGAGCCAGCCGCGCCGGGCCGCCAGCCCGCGGCCCAGGGCAAAGCCCAGCAGCATCACGCCCAACCAGGGCAGCACGGGTACGTAATCCTCGGTCACCGGCTTGTGGGTGATCAGACCCAGCCAGTTGGTCCAGCGCGTATCGAACCAGGGGTGCTGCCACAGGCTGGGCGCGGCCAGGGCCAGGGCGGCCAGGGCCAGCAGCGCGGCGCCGGGCAGCCGCGGCCCCGCCCAGCGCAGCAGCAGCAACATCACCGCCATGCCATGCAGCACGCCAAAGGTGATGAAGCTGCGCGGAAACATCAGCCAGGAGCCCAGCGAGACCAGCAACGCGCCCAGCACCACCTGACCCCAGCGGCGCCAGAAGCGGGGCCAGGGCTGGCCCTGCTGCACGGCCACCGCCTGGCCCATGCCGGCGCAGAGCAGGAAAAGGCTGACGATGCAGGTGCGTTGCCAGGTCCAGAACGGGTCGCGGTAGAAGTCCTGCCGTATCCAGCCGAAGTGATTCAGGTCGAAGCTGAAGTGGAACGCCGTCATCCACACCATGGCCAGGCCGCGCAGGGCGTCCAGCCTGGCGTGGCGCGCCGTCGGAGGGGCCGCCGGGCGGGCCGGCAGATCGGAGTGGTCAAGGGGCAACACGGGGGCAGTCTAGCCGCTGCCTGTGATACCTTGGGCCCAAGCACCCGACCCCACGCGCCGAGGATGACCCAACCCACCCTGCCCCTGACCGCCCCAGCCTCCTGGCACGGAAGGTCACGGGCTTACTGGGCCTATTGGCCTGTGCTGCTGAGTGCTGCGCTGAGCACGGCGATCGTGCTCGGGCTGCTGCGCCTGCACCAGCAGAACGACGCGGCGGCAGCGCGCAGCCGCGTCGAGGCCGAACTGGCCCTGCTGCGCCTGAAGCTCGAGGCCACCGCCTACGCCACCTTCAGCCCGACCCTGAATCTGGAGGCCATGATCCAGCTGGACGGCGATCTGTCGGCCCAGCGCTTCGCCGAGCTGACCGCGCGCGCGCTCAAGCGCCTGCCCCATATCCGCAGCGTCAGTGCCGCCCCCGACGATGTGGTGCGCCATGTCTTTCCGCTGCAGGGCAATGAGCGGGTGCTGAATCTGGACTACCGCAGCCTGCCGGAACAATGGCAGCAGGTGCAGGAAGCCCGCCGGCTGGGCCGGCCGGTGATTGCCGCGCCGCTGCAGCTGATCCAGGGCGGCCAGGGCATCATCCAGCGCGCGCCGGTATTCCTGCGCGATGCCGGGCGGCCAGAGGGGCAGCGCTACTGGGGCGCGGTCTCGGTCGTGGCCGACCTGCAGCAGTTCGTGGCCAGCAGCGGCCTGGCCGACAACCAGGCGCTGGAGCTGGCGCTGTTCGAGGCCGACACGCCCGGCCACCCCGGCAGGCACCTGTGGGGGCCGGTGGCGCTGAAGGCGGCCCGTCCGGCAATACAGATCGCCCAGCTGCCCGGTGCGAACTGGGCGCTGCTGGCCGTGCCCCGGGGGGGCTGGCAGCTCGGTTCGAACTGGCTGGCCCCCGATGTGCTGGCCACCCTGCTGGGTGGCGTGCTGGTCTGCGGCCTGCTGAGCCTGCTGGTGCGCCAGCAGCAGGCGCTGTGCCAGCGCAACGAGGCCCTGTCGGCCGAGATCGAGCAGGGCCGGCTGGCCCGCGAACAGCTGGAGGAATCGCAGGCGCGCTTTCGCAGCCTGGCGGCCCTGGCCAGCGACTGGGTCTGGGAGCAGGACGCCGAGCTGCGCTTCACCTTTGTCTCGCGCGCCGCCGAAGAGGCCACCGAGGTGCACACGCAAACCATCATCGGTCACCGCCGCTGGGACTCGGCCAGCCTGGCCCCGGGGGTGGACTGGACGGCGCACCGCGCGCTGCTGGAGCGGCACGAGCCCTTCCGTGACTTCGAGTACGCCCAGTACACCGAGAACGGCGAGCTGCGCCATGTCAGCATCTCCGGCGTGCCCCTGTTCGATGCACAGGGCGGTTTCCAGGGCTACCGGGGCACCGGCCGCAACATCACCGCCACCAAGCAGGCAGAGCAGGCGCTGCGCGAGTCTGAGGCGGCCCTGCTGCAGGCCCGCGACCGGCTGCAGGCGGTGCTGGACGCGGCCGTCGAAGTCGCCATCATCGCCACCGACATGGACGGGCGGATGATTCTGTTCAACCGCGGCGCCGAACGGATGCTGGGCTACGCCGAGCACGAAATGCTGGGCCAGAACCCGGCGCTGCTGCATCTGCGCGAGGAGGTCGAGACACGTGCAGGCGAATTGGCCACCGAGCTCGGCCGTCCGGTGCAAGGTTTCGAAACCTTTGTGCTGCGGGCGATGGAGCGTGGCAGCGAGACCCGCGAGTGGACCTACCGCCACCGCGACGGGCACACGCTGGCCGTGTCCTTGAGTGTGTCCCACGTGCGTGCCCGCGACGGCGGCCCGCTGGGCTTTCTGGGCGTGGCCCGCGACATAAGCGCCCAGCGCCAGGCCGAGCAGCAGCTGCGCCAACTCAATGCCGAGCTGGAGTCACGCGTGCAGGCACGCACCGCCGAGCTCAGCGAGGCACTGAGCCATCTGCGCCAGGCCCAGGACGAGCTGCTGCGCTCCGAGAAGATGGCCGCCCTGGGCTCGCTGGTGGCCGGCGTGGCCCACGAGCTGAACACGCCGCTGGGCAACTGCCTGACCACCGCCTCGACCCTGGATGAGCGCACCCGCGAGGTCCGCCGCCACTTTGCCGACAACAGCCTGCGCCGCTCGACGCTGGAAGCCTATTTCGAGGACGCCGGCACCGCCGCCAAGATCATGCTGCACGGCATGGGCACGGCCAACGAGCTGGTGGCGCACTTCAAGCAGCTGTCGGTGGACCAGACCAGCGTGCAACGCCGCAGCTTCACCCTGCAATCGGTCGTCGACGACGTGCTGAGCCTGATGCGGGCGCGCTGGAAGGCCACGCCCTACCGGATCGAGACCGCGATCGATCTGGCGGCCAAGCTGGACGGCTTTCCCGGCCCGCTGGGCCAGGTGCTTAGCAATCTGATGCTCAATGCCCTGCTGCACGGTTTCGAGGGTCGCGAGCAGGGCCTGCTGCGCATCAGCGCCCGCCAGCTGTCCGAGCAGGACTACGAACTGATCGTCGAAGACGATGGCCAGGGCATGAGCGACGAGGTGCGCCGGCGCGCCTTCGACCCCTTCTTCACCACCAAGATGGGCCGCGGCGGCACGGGCCTGGGCCTCAACATCGTCTACAACATCGTCACCGGCGTGCTGGGCGGCCAGGTCGAGCTGCACAGCGCACCAGGCCAGGGCTGCCGGTTTGTATTCCGCCTGCCCCGGGTGGCACCAGAACTGACCGGCTCGCCCTAGCCGAGGAAGGCCCGGGCGTTGCGGAACATCCGCATCCACGGGCTTTGCTCATTGATGTCGCCAGGCGTCCAGCTCATCAAGGCATTGCGGAACACCCGCTCCGGGTGCGGCATCAGCACGGTGAAGCGGCCGTCGGCCGTGGTCACCGAGGTCAAGCCGCCGGGGCTGCCGTTCGGGTTGAACGGGTAGGCCTCGGTGGCGGCACCGAAGTTGTCGACGAAGCGCAGTGCCTTGAGCACCTTGCTGTCGTCGCCGCGCTGCGAGAAGTCGGCAAAGCCTTCACCGTGGGCGACGGCGATCGGCAGCCGGCTGCCCGTCATGCCCTGGAAGAAGGCGGACGGGCTGTCCAGCACCTCGACCATGGCCAGGCGAGCCTCGTACTGCTCGCTCTTGTTGCGGGTGAAGCGCGGCCAGGCCTCGGCGCCGGGGATGATGGGCGCCAGGGCCGCCATCATCTGGCAGCCATTGCAGACGCCCAGTGCCAGGGTGTCCTTGCGGGCAAAGAAGGCAGCGAACTGCTCGGTCAGCACCGGGTTGAACATCACCGAGCGGGCCCAACCCTCGCCGGCACCCAGGGTGTCGCCGTAGCTGAAGCCGCCGCAGGCGACGAAGCCCTGGAACTGGTCCAGCCGCGCTCGGCCGGTCTGCAGATCGCTCATGTGCACATCGAAGGTGTCGAAGCCAGCCTGGTCCATCGCATAGCTCATCTCGACATGCGAGTTGACGCCCTGCTCGCGCAGGATGGCCAGCTTGGGCCGTGCCTTGCCGATGAAGGGCGCGGCCGGGTCGACGGCCTCGTCGAAGCTCAGATGCTGGTGCAGGCCGGGATCGTTGGAGGCACCGGCAGCGGCGTGCTCGGAATCGGCGCAGGCCGGGTTGTCGCGCAGGCGGGCGATCTGCCATGACACCTGATCCCAGCTCTTGTGCAGCGTTTCCAGCGGCGCCTGGAACACCTGCTTGGCGTCGCGCCAGACCTCCACAATGCCTGTGTCATTGGGCTTGCCGATGACATGGCTGTGCTTGGACAGGCCATGCTCGCGCAGGGTCTGCAGCACGGTGTCGCGGTGGCTGGTCGCCACCTGCAGCACCGCGCCCAGCTCCTCGTTGAACAGGGCCTTCAAGGTCAGCTCGTCGCGACGGCCGCTGACCTGGGCGGCCCAGTTCTTCGAGTCGCCATGGTCGGCGCGGCTGTCGGCAATGCCGTCGCTCTCCGTCACCAGCATGTCCACGTTCAGGCTGACGCCGCGGTGGCCGGCAAAGCCCATTTCGCAGACAGCCGCCCACAGGCCACCGTCGCTGCGGTCGTGGTAGGCCAGGATCTGGCCGCGCTCGCGCAGCTGGTTCACCGCCAACACCAGGCGCTTCAAGGCATCGGCGTCATCCAGATCCGGCACCACATCGCCGCTCTGGTTCAGCACCTGGGACAGGATGGAGCCCGCCATGCGGTTCTTGCCGCCGCCCAGATCGACCAGCAGCAAGGTCGTGTCGCCGACCTTCAGCTGCGGCGTCAGGGTGCCTTCGATGCTGTCCAGCGAGGCGAAGGCGGTGACGATCAGCGACACCGGCGCGGTGACCTGCTTTTCGATGCCGGCCTCGTTCCAGCGCGTGCGCATCGACAGGGAATCCTTGCCCACCGGCACGCTGATGCCCAGGGCCGGGCACAGCTCCATGCCCACGGCCTTGACGGTGTCGTACAGCGCCGCGTCCTCGCCGGGCTCACCACAGGCGGCCATCCAGTTGCAGCTGAGCTTGACCCGCTCCAGCTGGAACGGCGCGGCCAGCAGATTGGTGATGGCCTCGGCCACGGCCATACGGCCCGAGGCCGGCGCGTCCAGTGCGGCCAGCGGCGTGCGCTCGCCCAGGCTCATCGCCTCGCCGCGCAGGCCCGCGTAGTCGGCCAGGGTGACCGCGCAATCGGCCACCGGCACCTGCCAGGGACCGACCATCTGGTCGCGGTGGTTCATGCCGCCCACCGTGCGGTCGCCGATGGTGATCAGGAAGCGCTTGCTGGCCACGGTCGGGTGGCGCAGCACGTCGAAGGCGAGCTGGTCCAACTTCAGGCCGGTCAGGTCCAGCGCCGGTGCGGTGCGGGCCACGCGCTTGACGTCGCGGTGCACCTTGGGCGGCTTGCCCAGCAGCACGTCCATGGGCATGTCGATGGCGCGTTCGCCGCCCTCGCCGTCTTCAAGAATCAGCGCCTTGGCCTCGGTGGCCACGCCGACCACGCCAAACGGGCAACGCTCGCGCTCGGCCATGGCCCGAAACATCGGCAGGCTCTCCGGCGCGATGGCGATGACGTAGCGCTCCTGGCTCTCGTTGCACCAGATTTCCTTGGGCGCCAGGCCGGTTTCTTCCAGCGGCACCTTGCTCAGGTCAAAGCGTGCGCCCATGCCGGCGCCGTCCACCAGCTCGGGGAAGGCATTGCTGATGCCGCCGGCACCCACATCGTGAATGGCCAGGATGGGGTTCGCCTCGCCGAGGCTCCAGCAATGGTTGATGACCTCCTGGGCCCGGCGCTCGATCTCGGGGTTGCCGCGCTGCACCGAGTCGAAGTCGAGCTCGGCGGCATTGACGCCGGCCGCCATCGAGCTGGCCGCACCGCCGCCCATGCCAATGCGCATGCCGGGGCCGCCCAATTGAATCAGCAGTGTGCCGGCCGGGAACTCGATCTTGTGCGTCTGGCCGGCGCTGATCTGGCCCAGGCCGCCGGCAATCATGATGGGCTTGTGATAGCCGCGCATCACGCCCGCCACTTCTTGTTCGTAGACGCGGAAGTAGCCGGCCAGATTGGGTCGGCCAAACTCGTTGTTGAAGGCGGCGCCACCCAGGGGGCCGTCGATCATGATCTGCAAGGCGCTGGCGATGTGGCCGGGCTTGCCGTAGGGCTGCTGCTCCCAGGGCTCGTTCGTGCCGGGCAGATAGAGGTTGGAGACCGAGAAGCCGGTCAGGCCCGCCTTGGGCTTGGAGCCACGGCCGGTCGCGCCCTCGTCACGGATCTCGCCGCCGGCGCCGGTCGAGGCGCCCGGGAACGGCGAAATCGCGGTCGGGTGGTTGTGCGTCTCGACCTTCATCAAGACGTGGGCGACCTCGTTGCGCGCGCCGTACTGCGGTGCGTTGGTATAGCCCATGGGCGCCCAGCGTTCGATGGGCCCGCCCTCCATCACCGAGGCATTGTCCGAATAGGCCACCACCGTGTGCTGGGGTGCCAGCGCATGGGTGTTGCGGATCATGCCGAACATCGAGCGCTCCTGCGCCACGCCGTCGATGGTGAAACTGGCATTGAAGATCTTGTGCCGGCAGTGCTCGGAATTGGCCTGGGCGAACATCATCAGCTCGACGTCACTGGGGTTGCGCTTCAACTTGATGAAGGCGGCTTCCAGATAGTCGATCTCGTCGGCCGACAGGGCCAGGCCGAAATCGCTATTGGCTTTTTCCAGTGCCGTGCGGCCCAGGCCCAGCACGTCCACCCATTCCATCGCCTGGCCGACCTTGTCGTCGAACAGGTGTTTCGCCTCATCACGGGCCAGCAGCACGCTTTCGGTCATGCGATCGTGCAGCAGCGCGGCGCAGTCCAGCAGCTCCTGCTCGGTCAAGGTCTTGACGCCACCCAGCAGGCCGGTTTTCAGCGTCAGGCGGAACTCGGTCACGCGTTCGACGCGGTGCACGCCAAGCCCGCAGTTGTGGGCGATATCGGTGGCCTTGGACGCCCAGGGCGAGACCGTGCCCAGGCGCGGCGCCACCACCACCAGGGTGCCCTCGGTGCTGCCGGCATAGGCGTCGCCGTAGCTCAGCAGGGCAACCAGCTTGTCGAGTTCCGGGCGCTCCAGCGCCTCGTCGCTCCAGACCCAGTGCACGTGGCGGGCATCGACGGCGGTGATGCGCTCATTGACGGTCTGGAGCCGGGGCAGCAGCGCCTGGGCGCGAAAAGCCGACAGGGCGTTGCCGCCTTCGAAATGGGTCAGGTGCTTGGGGGTGGAAGCCATGGGAGCCCGTAGATGGCAGGGCAAATACCCTGCCGGTGCAAGAAAGTGCGGGATTTTACCGGGGTGTGGCGGCCCGCGACCTGCGAACAAACGAAACACGTCGTCAACGCGGTCGAAGCGCGCCTGAAACCCGGGTTGCCGAGACTGCAGCGCCACCCTTCGACTTCAAGGAATCGCCATGCGCAAGTTCCCTCTCCCGCTGCTTGCCGCAGCCCTGCTGCTGGGCAGCTCTGCCGTTCGGGCCGGCCTGGTCGGCCGTGATCTGGACGGCAACCAGGCCAATGGTGCCGAGGCCTACTACGACAGCGAGCTGAACATCAGCTGGCTGGCCGACGCCAACTATGCCAAGACCTCTGGCTATCACCCCAACGGCCACATGAAGTGGGACGACGCCAACGCCTGGGCGGCCCAGCTGAATGTCGACGGCATCGGCGGCTGGCGCTTGCCGAAAATGCTAGGCCCCGCCGCGCCCTGCGACAAAAACCAGCTATGGTCCGGTGGCAACTGCGGCTTCAATGTCGACCCGGGCAGCAGCGAGCTTGCCCACATGTTCTACGCGACCCTGGGCAATCTGGCCTCGCGCTACCTGGACGGCAGCTTTCGCCCTGGCATGACGGGCGTGGACTTCGGCATGGTCGCCACCGGCCCGTTCACGCAGCTGGCCAATGACGACTACTGGCTGGGCACGAAATACCAGTTCGACAACTACGACGATGCCCTGCACTTCGACGGCGCCGCCGGCTATCAGAGCTTTCTGATCAAGGACTACACCTACCTCGCCTGGGCGGTGCACGATGGCGACGTCGGTGCTGCCCTGGTGCCCGAACCCGGCTCCGTGATGCTGACGCTGGCCGGGCTGCTGGCCCTGGGTGTCAGCCGGCGTTGCCGCAGGCCAGGCTGAAAAGCACCCACCGTTGCCAGGCAAGGCGGTGCCGGTGAGATAATCCCGCCTATGACGATCACGATCAAAACCGGCGCCGACATTGACGGCATGCGCGTGGCCGGACGCCTGGCCTCCGAAGTCCTGGACATGCTGACGCCCCATGTCGTGCCCGGCATCAGCACCGAAGCGCTGGACAAACTGGCCCACGACTACATCTTCAACGTTCAGCAGGCGATTCCCGCACCGCTGAATTACGCGCCACCGGGCTACTCGCCCTACCCCAAGTCGATCTGCACCTCGATCAACCACCAGGTCTGCCACGGCATTCCGAATGACAGGCCGCTGAAGAACGGCGACATCGTCAATATCGACGTGACCGTGATCAAGGACGGCTGGCATGGCGACACCAGCCGCATGTTCGTCGTCGGCGAGGGTTCGATCGCCGCCAAGCGCCTGTGCCAGATGACCTACGAGTCGATGTGGAAGGGCATTGCCAAGGTCAAGCCGGGCATGCGCCTCGGTGACATCGGCCACACCATCCAGACCTTTGCCGAGAACCTCGGCTTCTCCATCGTGCGCGAGTTCTGCGGCCACGGCATAGGCCGCAAGTTCCACGAAGAGCCCCAGGTCATGCACTACGGCCGCCCCGGCACGATGGAAGAGCTGGTGCCCGGCATGATCTTCACCATCGAGCCCATGGTCAACGCCGGCAAGCGCGAGATCCGCGAGATGGGTGACGGCTGGACCATAGTCACCAAAGACCGGTCGCTGTCGGCCCAGTGGGAACACACAGTGCTGGTCACGGAAACCGGTTACGAGGTGCTGACGCTCTCGGCCGGCAGCCCGCCCCTGCCCGCCTTCATCACCGCCACCGCGACCTGAGGCGGCCCATGGCCGAGCCCGTGGTGACCACCGGCGCTGATACCGCGCAGGCCTCGGCCCAGCATGGCGTGGCCGCGCTGCGGCAGAGCTTCCGCCAGGGCAAGCAGGCGCTGATACAGCATTTCCGCGGCTCCCGGGCCACCGCGCCGGCCGCGCTGCGCCTGCTGCGCGCACTGAGCCGCCATGTGGACGGCACGCTGTTCGAGCTGTGGCAGCACGCGGTGATGCCGCCGTACGCGACCTTGATTGCCGTCGGCGGTTATGGCCGCGGCGAGTTGTATCCCTACTCCGACGTCGATGTGCTGGTGCTGCTGCCCTCGGGCAAGGCGCTGACCAATGCCGCGACGCGGGCCTCGATCGAGGGCTTCATCACCGCCTGCTGGGACATAGGCCTGGAGATAGGCTCCTCGGTGCGCACCGTCGATGAATGCCTGCAGGAGAGCGAGCGTGACCTGACGGTGCAGACCTCGCTGCTGGAGTCGCGCTATCTGTGCGGCTCGCGCAGCCTGTTCCGCGAATTCCGCGGCCAGCATGCCCAGGCGCTGGACGCCAAGGCTTTCTTGCGCGGCAAGACCCTGGAGATGCGCCAGCGCCACACCAAGTTCGAGGACACACCCTACTCGCTGGAGCCCAATTGCAAGGAAAGCCCCGGCGGCCTGCGCGATCTGCAGGTGGTGATGTGGCTGGCCCGTGGCGCCGGCCTGGGCAAGAGCTGGGGCGAGCTGTGCGGGCGCGGGCTGATCACGCCGTTCGAGGTCAAGCAGCTGCAGCGCAACGAAGGGCTGATCAAGCTGATACGGGCCCGGCTGCACATGGTCGCCGGCCGCCGCGAGGACCGGCTGGTGTTCGACCTGCAGACGGCCGTGGCCGAGAGCTTCGGCTACCAGTCGACCAAGACGCTGCGCGCCTCCGAGATGCTGATGCGCCGCTACTACTGGGCGGCCAAGGCGGTGACCCAGCTGAACCAGATCCTGATGCTGAACATCGAGGAGCGCATCAACGGCTCGCAGGACGCGCCTATGCGCGTCATCAATGCCCGCTTCCTCGACCGCGCCGGCATGCTGGAAGTGGCCAGCGACGAGCTCTACACCGAGCATCCGCACGCCATCCTCGAGACCTTTCTGCTCTACCAGCAGACGCCGGGTATCAAAGGCCTGTCGGCCCGCACACTGCGCGCGCTGTACAACGCCCGCGGCCTGATGGGGGCGGACTTCCGGCGCGACCCGCAGAACCGCGCGCTGTTCATGCAGATGCTGCAGGAGCCCGAGGGCCAGACCCATGCCTTCCGGCTGATGAACCAGACCTCGGTGCTCGGGCGCTATCTGTGGGTGTTCCGCCGCATCGTCGGCCAGATGCAGCATGACCTCTTCCACGTCTACACGGTGGACCAGCACATCCTGATGGTGCTGCGCAATGTGCGGCGCTTCTTCATCCCCGAGCACACCCACGAATACCCCTTCTGCTCGCAGCTGGCGGCCCAGTTCGACCGGCCCTGGGTGCTGTACATCGCCGCGCTGTTCCACGATGTGGCCAAGGGCCGCGGCGGCGACCACAGCGAGCTGGGCGCGACCGAGGTGCGGCGCTTCTGCCGCGAGCACGGCATCTCGAAGGAAGACACCGAGATGATCGCCTTCCTGGTCAAGGGCCATCTGACGATGTCGCGCATCGCGCAAAAAGAAGACCTGTCGGACAGCGATGTGATCGAGGGCTTTGCCGCCGTGGTCGGCAATGCCCGAGGCTTGACGGCGCTGTACCTGCTGACGGTGGCCGACATCCGCGGCACCAGCCCCAAGGTCTGGAATGCCTGGAAGGGCAAGCTGCTCGAGGAGCTGTACCGCTCGACCCTGCGCGCCCTGGGCGGCGCCAAGCCGAATGCCGACGCCGAGATCGAGGCCCGCAAGCAGGACGCCCGCCATATGCTGGCCCTGCATTCGATGCTGCCCGACACCGAGACGCCGCTGTGGCAGACCCTGGAGCTGAGCTATTTCGCCCGCCACGACGCGGCCGACCTGGCCTGGCATGCGCGGGCGCTGTGGCGCCATGTGCAGAGCGAGGTGCCTGTGGTGCGCGCCCGGCCCTCGCCGGTCGGCGAAGGCCTGCAGGTGCTGGTCTACGCCCCGGACCGGCCCGATCTGTTCGCCCGCATCTGCGGCTATTTCGACGGGGCCGGTTTCAATATTCTTGACGCCAAGGTGCACACGACACGCACCGGCTTTGCGCTGGACACCTTCCAGGTCATCAGCCCCGACCTGGACCTGCAGTACCGCGATCTGGTGTCCCTGGTCGAGTCGCAGCTGAGCCTGGCGCTGAAGGCCCAGGGGCCGCTGCCGGAGCCGCGCAAGGGGCGCCTTTCGCGCCGCGTCAAATCCTTCCCGTTCACGCCGCGCATCTCGCTGCGGCCCGACGAGCGGGCCCAGCGCTGGCTGCTCAGCATCAGCACCAGCGACCGCACCGGCCTGCTCTACGCCATCGCCCGCGTGCTGGCCCAGCACCAGATCAATCTGCAGCTGGCCAAGATCACCACCCTGGGCGAGCGGGTCGAGGACACCTTTCTCGTCGACGGCCCGGCGCTGCAGCAGAACCGGGCGCAGCTACAGATCGAGAGCGAGCTGCTGGACGCCGTCTCGCCAACGCTATGAGTTCGACGACTATCGCCGTGGCCGAGGCGCTGGCGCAGCCGTTCGACGCCGTCATCGACGTCCGCTCTCCGTCCGAGTTTGCCGAGGACCACCTGCCCGGCGCCGTCAACTGGCCGGTGCTGGACGACGAGCAGCGCCGGATCGTCGGCACGATGTACAAGCAGGTCTCGGCCTTCGAGGCGCGCAAGGTCGGTGCGGCCATCGTCGCGCGCAATATCGCCGCGCACATCGACCGCGAGGTGGCCAATATGCCCAAGGGCTGGAAGCCCCTGGTCTATTGCTGGCGCGGCGGCCAGCGTTCCGGCGCGATGGCCTGGTTCCTCGGCCAGATCGGCTTCAACAGCCGGCAGCTGGCCGGCGGCTACAAGGCTTTTCGCGCCCAGGTGCGGCAGGATCTGGAGACGGTGCCCGTCATGGCCCGGCTGCGCGTGCTGTGCGGCCGCACCGGTTCGGGCAAGACGCGGCTGCTGCATGCCCTGGCGCAGCAAGGCGGCCAGGTGCTGGATCTGGAAGGTCTGGCCAGCCACCGTGGCTCGGTGCTGGGCGGCCTGCCCGATCAGCCCCAGCCCGGCCAGAAGCGCTTCGAGACGCTGATCTGGCAGGCCTTGCGCGGGCTGGACCCAACCCGCCCCCTCTATCTGGAAAGCGAAAGCCGCAAGATCGGCCAGCTGCGCGTGCCCGAGCAATTGCATCAGGCGATGCGCGAGCGGGGCCAGTGCTGGTGGGTGGAGATGCCCGAGGCGGCCCGGGTGCAGCTGCTGCTGGAGGACTACGGCCACTTTGCCGGTGACGTGGATGGTTTTTGCGCCAGGCTGCAGGCCCTGGTCGAGCTGCGCGGCAAGGAAACCGTTGCTCGCTGGCAACAGGCAGCGCGCGCCGGCGACTGGGCCCATCTGTTCGCCGAGCTGATGCGCCTGCACTACGACCCCGGCTACGAACGCTCGCTGCGCAACAGCTACCAACAGCTGGACGAGGCCCCGGTTTTGGCGCTGGCCGATGGTGGCAGCACCAGCCTGACGGCGGCCGCGCAGGCCTTGCTGAAGACCGTTTGACAGTCGTCTGAAGGCGATCGGCCCGGATTTTTCAAGCCTGCTGCGGCATCCCTCCGGTATCAGATCGACGGAAATGGGGCGAAAAATCCCTGCAAATTGAAGGTTTCCGGAAAACGGCCGATAAAAGTCCCATCGAAGCGTTGTCACGCCCCCCAGGCCCCGAACCTGCAGCA
It contains:
- the purL gene encoding phosphoribosylformylglycinamidine synthase; translation: MASTPKHLTHFEGGNALSAFRAQALLPRLQTVNERITAVDARHVHWVWSDEALERPELDKLVALLSYGDAYAGSTEGTLVVVAPRLGTVSPWASKATDIAHNCGLGVHRVERVTEFRLTLKTGLLGGVKTLTEQELLDCAALLHDRMTESVLLARDEAKHLFDDKVGQAMEWVDVLGLGRTALEKANSDFGLALSADEIDYLEAAFIKLKRNPSDVELMMFAQANSEHCRHKIFNASFTIDGVAQERSMFGMIRNTHALAPQHTVVAYSDNASVMEGGPIERWAPMGYTNAPQYGARNEVAHVLMKVETHNHPTAISPFPGASTGAGGEIRDEGATGRGSKPKAGLTGFSVSNLYLPGTNEPWEQQPYGKPGHIASALQIMIDGPLGGAAFNNEFGRPNLAGYFRVYEQEVAGVMRGYHKPIMIAGGLGQISAGQTHKIEFPAGTLLIQLGGPGMRIGMGGGAASSMAAGVNAAELDFDSVQRGNPEIERRAQEVINHCWSLGEANPILAIHDVGAGGISNAFPELVDGAGMGARFDLSKVPLEETGLAPKEIWCNESQERYVIAIAPESLPMFRAMAERERCPFGVVGVATEAKALILEDGEGGERAIDMPMDVLLGKPPKVHRDVKRVARTAPALDLTGLKLDQLAFDVLRHPTVASKRFLITIGDRTVGGMNHRDQMVGPWQVPVADCAVTLADYAGLRGEAMSLGERTPLAALDAPASGRMAVAEAITNLLAAPFQLERVKLSCNWMAACGEPGEDAALYDTVKAVGMELCPALGISVPVGKDSLSMRTRWNEAGIEKQVTAPVSLIVTAFASLDSIEGTLTPQLKVGDTTLLLVDLGGGKNRMAGSILSQVLNQSGDVVPDLDDADALKRLVLAVNQLRERGQILAYHDRSDGGLWAAVCEMGFAGHRGVSLNVDMLVTESDGIADSRADHGDSKNWAAQVSGRRDELTLKALFNEELGAVLQVATSHRDTVLQTLREHGLSKHSHVIGKPNDTGIVEVWRDAKQVFQAPLETLHKSWDQVSWQIARLRDNPACADSEHAAAGASNDPGLHQHLSFDEAVDPAAPFIGKARPKLAILREQGVNSHVEMSYAMDQAGFDTFDVHMSDLQTGRARLDQFQGFVACGGFSYGDTLGAGEGWARSVMFNPVLTEQFAAFFARKDTLALGVCNGCQMMAALAPIIPGAEAWPRFTRNKSEQYEARLAMVEVLDSPSAFFQGMTGSRLPIAVAHGEGFADFSQRGDDSKVLKALRFVDNFGAATEAYPFNPNGSPGGLTSVTTADGRFTVLMPHPERVFRNALMSWTPGDINEQSPWMRMFRNARAFLG
- a CDS encoding PEP-CTERM sorting domain-containing protein, which codes for MRKFPLPLLAAALLLGSSAVRAGLVGRDLDGNQANGAEAYYDSELNISWLADANYAKTSGYHPNGHMKWDDANAWAAQLNVDGIGGWRLPKMLGPAAPCDKNQLWSGGNCGFNVDPGSSELAHMFYATLGNLASRYLDGSFRPGMTGVDFGMVATGPFTQLANDDYWLGTKYQFDNYDDALHFDGAAGYQSFLIKDYTYLAWAVHDGDVGAALVPEPGSVMLTLAGLLALGVSRRCRRPG
- the map gene encoding type I methionyl aminopeptidase, which codes for MTITIKTGADIDGMRVAGRLASEVLDMLTPHVVPGISTEALDKLAHDYIFNVQQAIPAPLNYAPPGYSPYPKSICTSINHQVCHGIPNDRPLKNGDIVNIDVTVIKDGWHGDTSRMFVVGEGSIAAKRLCQMTYESMWKGIAKVKPGMRLGDIGHTIQTFAENLGFSIVREFCGHGIGRKFHEEPQVMHYGRPGTMEELVPGMIFTIEPMVNAGKREIREMGDGWTIVTKDRSLSAQWEHTVLVTETGYEVLTLSAGSPPLPAFITATAT